From the Myxococcales bacterium genome, one window contains:
- a CDS encoding transglycosylase SLT domain-containing protein, producing MVRATVVACVLLATATSARADDAAAQRLGQAFAAYDAGDLAGATAALAGLEPEALANPDYLLWLRGQVALLDQRPADAARAFAALAAMPDSRFARTAAWRAADAAWDLGQRVDAARSYARLRAAPNADDHADLGVVAYRIAVAAGEADPARGQAALRDFLATYPAHPLAAEADRALVAAGAAPTYTAEDRIARAQRLVSAHAWDAAVAELTMIDARVPKATRIRRDYWLGTTLFKMRRRYADAGRLLLSVADEMRSAEALFHGARALSRADHDDDAIRHYRRVVKQYPKTSWAEEAQYLTGWLEFNRGDYRKAIGPLAETIRRYPKSKWMDDALWFLGMSHYLVGDRAAALPHLAKLAARSGSLEAGKGAYWQARALDGLGRADEATPIYQRIVGRWPFSWYALLATARLGERGVAIGPFGTTPPSPRGPEIADTIEPALVADPAIRAFDELITAGLATDAGVDLARRERGFVKRHPRAQALAVLFERYGAGRNWTRPWKLANAYDGGALDTPAEGRARPWWLHAYPEAYKDLVERYRPLGGSPPYYLYAIMRKESGYDPGVLSYADAQGLLQMIPATTIRVARQLHLTYAPGDLYAPELNIHTGSWYIGRLLAKFNGQIPIGAGSFNSGPRPVVKWVAENGARPIDEFVELVSYVQTREYMKKVTENYARYVYLYTGEVYAQPLVVDQGTIVDDLTY from the coding sequence ATGGTGCGAGCAACCGTCGTCGCGTGCGTGCTGCTGGCCACGGCCACCTCCGCCCGCGCCGACGACGCCGCGGCCCAGCGGTTGGGCCAGGCGTTCGCGGCCTACGACGCCGGCGATCTGGCCGGCGCGACCGCGGCCCTGGCCGGCCTCGAGCCCGAGGCGCTGGCCAACCCCGACTACCTCCTGTGGCTGCGCGGCCAGGTGGCGCTCCTCGACCAGCGCCCGGCCGACGCGGCCCGGGCCTTCGCGGCGCTGGCGGCCATGCCCGACTCGCGGTTCGCGCGCACCGCCGCGTGGCGCGCCGCCGACGCGGCCTGGGACCTGGGCCAGCGGGTCGACGCCGCGCGCAGCTACGCGCGCCTGCGGGCCGCGCCCAACGCCGACGACCACGCCGACCTCGGCGTCGTGGCCTACCGGATCGCGGTGGCCGCGGGCGAGGCCGACCCGGCCCGCGGCCAGGCGGCGCTGCGCGACTTCCTGGCGACCTACCCGGCCCACCCGCTGGCGGCCGAGGCCGATCGCGCGCTGGTCGCGGCCGGCGCCGCGCCGACGTACACCGCCGAGGACCGCATCGCGCGGGCCCAGCGCCTGGTCAGCGCCCACGCCTGGGACGCCGCGGTCGCCGAGCTGACGATGATCGACGCGCGCGTGCCCAAGGCCACGCGGATCCGCCGCGACTACTGGCTGGGCACGACCCTGTTCAAGATGCGCCGCCGCTACGCCGACGCCGGCCGCCTGCTGCTGAGCGTCGCCGACGAGATGCGCTCGGCCGAGGCGCTGTTCCACGGCGCGCGCGCGCTGTCGCGGGCCGATCACGACGACGACGCCATCCGGCACTACCGCCGGGTCGTCAAGCAGTACCCGAAGACCTCCTGGGCCGAGGAGGCGCAGTACCTGACCGGCTGGCTCGAGTTCAACCGCGGCGACTACCGCAAGGCGATCGGGCCGCTGGCCGAGACCATCCGCCGCTATCCGAAGTCGAAGTGGATGGACGACGCGCTGTGGTTCCTGGGCATGAGCCACTACCTGGTCGGCGATCGGGCCGCGGCGCTGCCGCACCTGGCCAAGCTGGCCGCGCGCTCGGGCTCGCTCGAGGCCGGCAAGGGCGCCTACTGGCAGGCGCGCGCGCTCGACGGCCTGGGCCGCGCCGACGAGGCCACGCCGATCTACCAGCGCATCGTCGGGCGCTGGCCGTTCTCCTGGTACGCGCTGCTGGCGACGGCGCGGCTGGGCGAGCGCGGCGTCGCGATCGGCCCGTTCGGCACGACGCCGCCGAGCCCGCGCGGGCCCGAGATCGCCGACACGATCGAGCCGGCGCTCGTCGCCGACCCCGCCATCCGCGCGTTCGACGAGCTGATCACCGCCGGGCTCGCCACCGACGCCGGCGTCGATCTGGCGCGGCGCGAGCGCGGCTTCGTCAAGCGGCACCCGCGCGCGCAGGCGCTGGCGGTGCTGTTCGAGCGCTACGGCGCCGGCCGCAACTGGACGCGGCCGTGGAAGCTGGCCAACGCCTACGACGGCGGCGCCCTCGACACGCCGGCCGAGGGCCGGGCCCGGCCGTGGTGGCTCCACGCGTACCCCGAGGCCTACAAGGACCTCGTCGAGCGGTACCGACCGCTCGGCGGCAGCCCGCCGTACTACCTCTACGCGATCATGCGCAAGGAGAGCGGCTACGACCCGGGGGTGCTGTCGTACGCCGACGCCCAGGGCCTCTTGCAGATGATCCCGGCGACGACGATCCGGGTCGCGCGCCAGCTCCACCTGACCTACGCGCCCGGCGACCTGTACGCGCCCGAGCTCAACATCCACACCGGCAGCTGGTACATCGGCAGGCTGCTCGCCAAGTTCAACGGCCAGATCCCGATCGGCGCGGGCTCGTTCAACAGCGGCCCGCGCCCGGTGGTGAAGTGGGTCGCCGAGAACGGCGCGCGGCCGATCGACGAGTTCGTCGAGCTGGTCAGCTACGTCCAGACCCGCGAGTACATGAAGAAGGTCACCGAGAACTACGCCCGCTACGTCTACCTGTACACCGGCGAGGTCTACGCCCAGCCGCTGGTGGTCGATCAGGGGACGATCGTCGACGACCTGACGTATTGA
- a CDS encoding acyl-CoA dehydrogenase family protein codes for MAGAYRGLDYYGIDELFTEEERLIRDTVRDFVSDRIVPTIGKHFTAGTFPHELVPVFGEMGLLGASLTGYGCPGTSATAYGLICQELERGDSGIRSFCSVQSSLVMYPIWAFGSEEQKQRYLPGMAAGTLIGCFGLTEPDFGSNPTGMLTTARRTSGGYVLNGTKRWITNGSVAQVALVWAKLDGVVHGFLVPTATKGFTARDIHGKWSLRASTTSELHLEDVEVGEDALLPGVRGMRGPLSCLTQARFGICFGAIGAAMSCYDEALGYAKDRVQFSRPIAGYQLVQQKLVEMVSEITKGQLMCWRLGQLKDTGKLEPRHVSLAKRNCVSVARDIARDARDILGANGVTDDYQCGRHMLNLESVYTYEGTHDIHTLVVGQDVTGLAAFDG; via the coding sequence ATGGCCGGCGCCTACCGCGGACTCGACTACTACGGGATCGACGAGCTCTTCACCGAGGAGGAGCGGCTGATCCGTGACACCGTGCGCGACTTCGTCTCGGACAGGATCGTCCCGACGATCGGCAAGCACTTCACCGCGGGGACCTTCCCGCACGAGCTGGTGCCGGTGTTCGGCGAGATGGGCCTCCTGGGCGCGTCGCTGACCGGCTACGGCTGCCCCGGCACCAGCGCCACCGCCTACGGGCTGATCTGCCAGGAGCTCGAGCGCGGCGACTCCGGCATCCGGTCGTTCTGCTCGGTGCAGTCGAGCCTGGTCATGTACCCGATCTGGGCCTTCGGGTCGGAGGAGCAGAAGCAGCGCTACCTGCCGGGCATGGCCGCCGGCACGCTGATCGGCTGCTTCGGGCTGACCGAGCCCGACTTCGGCTCGAACCCGACCGGCATGCTCACCACCGCCCGGCGCACCAGCGGCGGCTACGTGCTCAACGGCACCAAGCGCTGGATCACCAACGGCTCGGTCGCGCAGGTCGCGCTGGTGTGGGCCAAGCTCGACGGCGTCGTCCACGGCTTCCTGGTGCCGACCGCGACCAAGGGCTTCACCGCCCGCGACATCCACGGCAAGTGGTCGCTGCGCGCGTCGACCACCAGCGAGCTTCACCTCGAGGACGTCGAGGTCGGCGAGGACGCGCTCCTGCCGGGCGTGCGCGGCATGCGCGGCCCGCTGTCGTGCCTGACCCAGGCGCGGTTCGGCATCTGCTTCGGCGCGATCGGCGCGGCCATGAGCTGCTACGACGAGGCGCTGGGCTACGCCAAGGACCGCGTGCAGTTCTCGCGGCCGATCGCCGGCTACCAGCTGGTCCAGCAGAAGCTGGTCGAGATGGTCTCGGAGATCACCAAGGGCCAGCTCATGTGCTGGCGGCTGGGCCAGCTCAAGGACACCGGCAAGCTCGAGCCGCGCCACGTGTCGCTGGCCAAGCGCAACTGCGTCAGCGTGGCGCGCGACATCGCCCGCGACGCCCGCGACATCCTCGGCGCCAACGGCGTGACCGACGACTACCAGTGCGGCCGGCACATGCTGAACCTCGAGAGCGTCTACACCTACGAGGGCACCCACGACATCCACACGCTCGTGGTCGGGCAGGACGTCACCGGCCTGGCCGCGTTCGATGGCTGA
- a CDS encoding hydroxymethylpyrimidine/phosphomethylpyrimidine kinase — MNRPPEAPNVLVIAGLDPSGGAGLIADVRVCELHGCRPVAVATALTEQTTLGLRAVNPVDPAMVREQLIALLSDVELAAVKIGMLGSVAMAEAVAEALALTAAPVVWDPVARASQGATALTDDELGGAAGVLGPGCALVTPNADEARAITGLGPISSIADAIGVASVLRDQRDVEAVLIKGGHWGGDDDEVIDVLVAPAGVVELRGPRVAGGSVHGTGCALATAIACGLARGATLATACADAKAFVAARIAAPARPGRGRAAVL, encoded by the coding sequence ATGAACCGACCACCTGAGGCGCCCAACGTCCTGGTGATCGCGGGCCTCGACCCGTCGGGCGGGGCCGGGCTGATCGCCGACGTGCGGGTGTGCGAGCTGCACGGGTGCCGACCGGTGGCGGTGGCGACCGCGCTGACCGAGCAGACCACGCTGGGGCTGCGCGCGGTCAACCCGGTCGATCCGGCGATGGTGCGCGAGCAGCTGATCGCGCTCCTGTCCGACGTCGAGCTGGCGGCGGTGAAGATCGGGATGCTCGGCTCGGTGGCGATGGCCGAGGCGGTGGCCGAGGCGCTGGCGCTGACGGCGGCGCCGGTCGTGTGGGATCCGGTGGCGCGCGCGTCCCAGGGCGCGACGGCGCTGACCGACGACGAGCTCGGCGGCGCGGCCGGCGTGCTCGGGCCCGGCTGCGCGCTGGTGACGCCCAACGCCGACGAGGCCCGGGCGATCACCGGGCTGGGGCCGATCAGCTCGATCGCCGACGCGATCGGCGTCGCCAGCGTGCTGCGCGATCAGCGCGACGTCGAGGCGGTGCTGATCAAGGGCGGCCACTGGGGCGGCGACGACGACGAGGTGATCGACGTGCTCGTGGCCCCAGCGGGCGTCGTCGAGCTGCGCGGCCCGCGCGTGGCCGGCGGGTCGGTGCACGGCACCGGCTGCGCGCTGGCGACCGCGATCGCCTGCGGCCTGGCGCGGGGCGCGACGCTGGCGACCGCGTGCGCCGACGCCAAGGCGTTCGTGGCCGCGCGGATCGCCGCGCCCGCCCGCCCGGGGCGAGGCCGCGCGGCGGTGCTATGA
- a CDS encoding TIGR01777 family protein, with the protein MKRIVVSGATGLLGRPLVAALVARGDEVTVWCRDAARARAALGDGVTAVVADLETAGPWLDAAAGADAIVHLAGEPIAGGRWDARRKQAIRDSRVESTRMIVEGLARLPAERRPGALITASGADYYPFADRSLDDDDEITEADGAGSSFLARVCKAWEAEAAAAEPLGVRVVRMRTGVVIGPGGALAKMTTPFKLFAGGRIGSGEQWFAWIHQDDAVAGYLAAIDDARYRGPINLVAPDTVRNRDLARALGQAMHRPSWLPVPAFALKAAVGELAEYLLEGRRVVPAALTRLGFRFAHPTLAGALGAALQ; encoded by the coding sequence ATGAAGCGCATCGTCGTGTCCGGAGCCACGGGGCTGCTCGGTCGACCGCTGGTCGCGGCGCTCGTGGCCCGCGGCGACGAGGTGACCGTCTGGTGCCGCGACGCCGCCCGGGCCCGGGCCGCGCTCGGCGACGGCGTGACCGCCGTGGTCGCCGACCTCGAGACCGCGGGGCCGTGGCTCGACGCCGCCGCCGGCGCCGACGCGATCGTCCACCTCGCCGGCGAGCCGATCGCGGGCGGCCGCTGGGACGCGCGCCGCAAGCAGGCCATCCGCGACTCGCGGGTCGAGTCGACCCGGATGATCGTCGAGGGCCTGGCGCGCCTGCCAGCCGAGCGCCGCCCGGGCGCGCTCATCACCGCGTCGGGCGCTGACTACTACCCGTTCGCCGATCGCTCGCTCGACGACGACGACGAGATCACCGAGGCCGACGGCGCCGGCAGCTCGTTCCTGGCGCGGGTGTGCAAGGCGTGGGAGGCCGAGGCCGCCGCCGCCGAGCCGTTGGGCGTGCGGGTCGTGCGCATGCGCACCGGCGTGGTCATCGGTCCCGGCGGCGCGCTCGCCAAGATGACGACGCCGTTCAAGCTGTTCGCGGGCGGCCGGATCGGCTCGGGCGAGCAGTGGTTCGCGTGGATCCACCAGGACGACGCCGTCGCCGGCTACCTGGCGGCGATCGACGACGCGCGCTACCGCGGGCCGATCAACCTGGTCGCCCCCGACACCGTGCGCAACCGCGACCTGGCCCGGGCGCTGGGCCAGGCCATGCACCGGCCGTCGTGGCTGCCGGTGCCGGCCTTCGCGCTCAAGGCCGCCGTCGGCGAGCTGGCCGAGTACCTGCTCGAGGGCCGCCGGGTCGTGCCGGCCGCGCTGACCCGCCTCGGCTTTCGGTTCGCGCACCCGACCCTGGCAGGGGCGCTGGGCGCCGCGCTGCAATAG
- a CDS encoding HipA domain-containing protein, producing the protein MSGREAIVRLGELRVGRLVEGGDARIEFRIDPDYLGMARRPVLGQWFEDRRRATQSGERPGDLPPFFANLIPEGDLKLTLMERLNVAYDDDFGLLCAVGGDLPGAIVVEREVGSAPPRLAPAPPPPDSGGLRFSLAGVQLKFSMVRGADRFYMPGHDQRGGWIAKISYDKYPDLAANEWTTMEWARRAGFDVPATELRPLVELVDLPYQGGPDARAFLIERYDRSPDRRIHQEDFQQIVGRRPVTKYDDMTYDKLTLLATNIAGDGTYREVVRRLAFMVASGNDDAHMKNWSVVYPNGIDAVLSPFYDQVFTAQWPEFARAMALKVDGTKEFAEIDLRHFRVMAGRVQADEAETEAIVAATIATVADAWREVRDHPNVTESYRAALRRHWQRVPLLRPHALVI; encoded by the coding sequence GTGAGTGGTCGCGAGGCGATCGTGCGGCTTGGTGAGCTGCGCGTGGGGCGCTTGGTCGAGGGCGGTGATGCGCGGATCGAGTTCCGGATCGATCCGGACTACCTCGGCATGGCGCGACGCCCGGTGCTCGGCCAGTGGTTCGAAGATCGGCGGCGGGCAACCCAATCAGGCGAGCGCCCAGGCGACCTGCCACCGTTCTTCGCCAACCTCATTCCCGAAGGCGACTTGAAGCTGACGCTCATGGAGCGGCTGAACGTCGCCTACGATGACGACTTCGGCCTCCTGTGCGCAGTCGGGGGTGACCTGCCGGGGGCGATCGTGGTCGAACGGGAGGTTGGTTCCGCACCTCCGCGGCTCGCGCCCGCGCCACCGCCACCGGACAGCGGCGGTCTGCGGTTCTCGCTCGCCGGCGTCCAGCTCAAGTTCTCGATGGTGCGTGGCGCGGACCGGTTCTACATGCCGGGCCACGATCAGCGCGGCGGCTGGATCGCCAAGATCTCGTACGACAAGTACCCCGACCTCGCCGCCAACGAGTGGACGACGATGGAGTGGGCGCGTCGCGCGGGCTTCGATGTGCCTGCGACTGAGCTGCGGCCGTTGGTCGAGCTCGTCGACCTCCCGTACCAAGGTGGGCCTGACGCGCGGGCGTTCCTGATCGAGCGCTACGATCGGTCCCCGGATCGGCGCATCCATCAGGAGGACTTCCAGCAGATCGTGGGGCGGCGGCCGGTCACGAAGTACGATGACATGACCTACGACAAGCTCACGTTGCTCGCGACCAACATCGCCGGCGACGGAACCTACCGGGAGGTGGTGCGGCGGCTCGCGTTCATGGTCGCGTCCGGCAACGACGACGCGCACATGAAGAACTGGTCGGTGGTCTATCCCAACGGCATCGACGCCGTGTTGAGCCCGTTCTACGATCAGGTCTTCACGGCGCAATGGCCAGAGTTCGCGCGTGCGATGGCGTTGAAGGTCGACGGGACCAAGGAGTTCGCCGAGATCGACCTGCGGCACTTTCGCGTGATGGCTGGACGCGTCCAGGCGGACGAGGCCGAGACCGAGGCGATCGTCGCGGCGACGATCGCGACCGTGGCGGACGCCTGGCGCGAGGTGCGTGACCACCCCAACGTGACCGAGTCGTATCGAGCGGCGTTGCGCCGACATTGGCAACGTGTGCCGCTGCTGCGACCGCACGCGCTCGTGATCTGA
- a CDS encoding DUF262 domain-containing protein — protein MPARELLRRPDARAESVEDLVAMVLRGEVRIPVFQRPLNWDVADVVALFDSIYRGYPIGSLLLRRAAAAAGPFQLGPLQLFGEETTHALWVVDGQQRLTSLAAGLGRQDAPSSKPVSTDPYAIFFDPATEVFSGPRADGQIPSTWVPVPRLLSASDLSEWVFTAWAHGKDAELRAIVFEAGKRLRDYKVPIYIIETPDEQVARLIFDRVNTSGKQLEREDVFNALFGHTAGVPSTLQELAQDLERLGMGSPDEESQVLPSLVALRGFDVTRRFSELAHEHPDAFAGITVEAAPILRTVLGFLRTHAEIPHLRLLPYSAPIVVLTRFFAKHREPSPRTETLLVRWTWRTFLAPTLDDRTLRRRGVAAIDDDEEGSAQALLALVDSVQRAGFGMPDRFDARAAATRLVFLGLAAQQPRLAPAADGATTMLDVAGAVRDFDRDAFRQIFPGSGGALSSPANRLLLPGPGSARAALVGLLEADGDALPFFHSHLIDGDAARALVDGDAERFVALRKAVIEKAVDTHADRLAEWGRSDRPSIEYLLRLGDEP, from the coding sequence ATGCCCGCGCGTGAGTTGTTGCGCCGACCCGACGCCCGGGCCGAGTCTGTCGAGGACCTGGTCGCGATGGTCCTGCGCGGCGAGGTCCGCATCCCGGTGTTTCAGCGCCCCCTCAACTGGGACGTGGCGGATGTGGTCGCGCTGTTCGATAGCATCTACCGCGGCTATCCGATCGGATCCTTGCTGCTGCGACGAGCGGCGGCGGCGGCGGGACCGTTTCAGCTCGGTCCGCTCCAGCTCTTTGGCGAAGAGACGACCCACGCGCTGTGGGTCGTGGACGGCCAGCAGCGGCTGACGTCGCTCGCGGCCGGACTGGGGCGGCAGGACGCACCGTCCTCCAAGCCGGTGTCGACCGATCCGTACGCGATCTTCTTCGACCCGGCTACCGAGGTCTTCTCGGGACCGCGGGCCGACGGTCAGATCCCCTCGACGTGGGTCCCGGTGCCGCGGCTGCTGAGCGCCAGCGACCTGAGCGAGTGGGTGTTTACGGCCTGGGCCCACGGCAAGGACGCCGAGCTCAGGGCGATCGTGTTCGAGGCCGGGAAGCGCCTGCGCGACTACAAGGTCCCGATCTACATCATCGAAACCCCTGATGAGCAGGTGGCGCGGTTGATCTTCGACCGGGTCAACACCTCCGGCAAGCAGCTCGAGCGTGAGGACGTCTTCAACGCGCTGTTCGGACACACGGCCGGTGTGCCATCGACGCTGCAGGAGCTCGCGCAGGATCTCGAGCGGCTCGGAATGGGCAGTCCCGACGAAGAGTCGCAGGTGCTCCCCAGCCTCGTGGCGCTGCGCGGCTTCGACGTCACGCGCCGCTTCAGCGAACTGGCCCATGAGCATCCGGATGCGTTCGCGGGCATCACGGTCGAAGCCGCGCCGATCCTGCGGACCGTCCTGGGGTTCTTGCGCACCCACGCCGAGATCCCGCACCTGCGGCTCTTGCCATACTCCGCGCCGATCGTGGTGTTGACGCGATTCTTCGCGAAGCATCGCGAGCCGAGCCCGCGAACCGAAACCTTGCTGGTGCGCTGGACCTGGCGCACGTTCCTGGCCCCGACGCTGGATGATCGCACCCTGCGCCGCCGTGGCGTCGCGGCCATCGATGACGACGAAGAGGGCAGCGCCCAGGCCTTGCTGGCCTTGGTCGACAGCGTGCAGCGCGCTGGGTTCGGGATGCCAGATCGCTTCGATGCCCGTGCGGCGGCGACGCGGCTGGTGTTTCTGGGACTCGCAGCGCAGCAGCCACGCCTCGCCCCTGCCGCCGATGGCGCGACGACGATGCTCGACGTGGCCGGGGCCGTCCGCGACTTCGACCGCGACGCCTTCCGGCAGATCTTCCCCGGCTCCGGTGGGGCGCTTAGTTCCCCGGCCAACCGGTTGCTCCTGCCCGGGCCGGGCTCGGCGCGGGCCGCGCTGGTTGGGCTGCTGGAGGCCGACGGCGACGCACTCCCGTTCTTCCATTCGCACCTGATCGACGGCGACGCTGCGCGCGCGCTGGTCGATGGCGATGCGGAGCGGTTCGTCGCGCTGCGCAAGGCGGTGATCGAGAAAGCGGTGGACACGCACGCCGACCGGCTCGCCGAGTGGGGCCGGAGCGATCGCCCCTCGATCGAGTACTTGCTTCGTCTCGGAGATGAGCCGTGA
- a CDS encoding PilZ domain-containing protein, with amino-acid sequence MRADTELGARIHAVGATVRGRSIDLSLGGVKVRRVDDAVPCPAVGSAALIELELGPGGWIAQDGRVIRCDFNDLVLQFDPLADEVAQLIGAEVHTAMAARSRPRLLVVDPSPDRRHHIAERLRAAGCDPYEAATPLEAIDLIERPSNHITGVAVAEHLTQTDGDELCDFVAETNPGIKLALIADALIGEPTDRRSRRTDQLPAVDATSDDSLDRSLRGFVDAVHTPPPRVPPRR; translated from the coding sequence ATGCGCGCCGACACCGAGCTCGGCGCGAGGATCCACGCGGTCGGGGCCACGGTGCGCGGTCGCAGCATCGACCTGTCGCTCGGGGGCGTGAAGGTGCGGCGTGTCGATGACGCCGTGCCGTGCCCGGCGGTGGGCTCAGCGGCGCTGATCGAGCTGGAGCTGGGCCCGGGCGGATGGATCGCCCAGGACGGACGCGTCATCCGCTGCGACTTCAACGACCTCGTGCTGCAGTTCGATCCGCTGGCCGACGAGGTCGCGCAGCTGATCGGCGCGGAGGTCCACACCGCGATGGCCGCGCGCAGCCGACCGCGGCTGCTGGTGGTCGATCCGTCGCCGGATCGCCGTCACCACATCGCCGAGCGCCTGCGCGCGGCCGGCTGCGATCCCTACGAGGCGGCGACGCCGCTCGAGGCGATCGACCTGATCGAGCGCCCGTCGAACCACATCACCGGCGTGGCTGTCGCGGAGCACCTGACCCAGACCGACGGCGACGAGCTGTGCGACTTCGTCGCCGAGACCAACCCGGGCATCAAGCTGGCGCTGATCGCCGACGCGCTGATCGGCGAGCCCACCGATCGCCGGAGCCGCCGCACCGACCAGCTCCCCGCGGTCGACGCCACCAGCGACGACTCGCTCGATCGATCGCTGCGCGGCTTCGTCGACGCGGTGCACACGCCGCCGCCGCGCGTGCCGCCGCGCCGGTGA
- a CDS encoding GtrA family protein — protein sequence MSGAPLRRAWARLPGPLRQLVASGVATCVDTAVLLALVHGAGLVAGVAAALGCLVGGAVNFAITRAWVFAARDRAWVGQALRYGVIVVGGGAVVSGLAVAALGAAGLPLLVGKAIAVVVTMLAWTYPLSARVVFAAAPTPTSAPAAAGAR from the coding sequence GTGAGCGGCGCGCCGCTCCGCCGGGCGTGGGCGCGGCTGCCGGGCCCGCTCCGCCAGCTGGTCGCCAGCGGCGTCGCGACCTGCGTCGACACCGCGGTGCTCCTGGCGCTGGTCCACGGCGCGGGCCTGGTCGCGGGCGTGGCGGCGGCGCTGGGGTGCCTGGTCGGCGGCGCGGTCAACTTCGCGATCACGCGCGCCTGGGTGTTCGCCGCGCGCGACCGCGCGTGGGTCGGGCAGGCGCTCCGCTACGGCGTGATCGTCGTGGGCGGCGGCGCGGTCGTCAGCGGCCTCGCGGTCGCGGCGCTCGGCGCGGCCGGCCTGCCGCTGCTCGTCGGCAAGGCGATCGCCGTGGTCGTCACGATGCTGGCGTGGACCTACCCGCTGTCGGCGCGGGTCGTGTTCGCCGCGGCGCCAACGCCCACGTCGGCGCCGGCCGCGGCGGGCGCGCGCTGA
- a CDS encoding glycosyltransferase family 2 protein, whose translation MSTSTPTMSIVIPAYNEAARIAPTLARVVAYATARWARFEIIVVDDGSRDRTAAVVEEVAAGCASVRLVRLSANAGKGAAVRAGVLASRGALVLFSDADLSTPIGEVVRLERGLRDGADVAIGSRAAPGDVARTQPLLRRIQGRGFHWVVRALGFRAVASIRDTQCGFKLFRGAVARALFRELTLTGFAFDVELLELACGRFRVDEIPVAWTHVDGSKVRPGIDAARMVVDLMRIRWSWLRRGRPTLGLPAGEPGVG comes from the coding sequence ATGAGCACCTCGACCCCGACCATGTCGATCGTCATCCCCGCGTACAACGAGGCCGCCCGGATCGCGCCGACGCTGGCGCGGGTGGTCGCCTACGCCACCGCCCGCTGGGCCCGGTTCGAGATCATCGTCGTCGATGACGGCTCGCGCGATCGCACGGCGGCGGTGGTCGAGGAGGTGGCCGCGGGCTGCGCCAGCGTGCGCCTGGTGCGCCTGTCGGCCAACGCCGGCAAGGGCGCGGCGGTGCGGGCCGGCGTGCTGGCCAGCCGCGGCGCGCTGGTGCTGTTCAGCGACGCCGATCTGTCGACGCCGATCGGCGAGGTCGTGCGGCTCGAGCGGGGGCTGCGCGACGGCGCCGACGTGGCGATCGGCTCGCGCGCGGCGCCGGGCGACGTCGCGCGCACGCAGCCGCTCCTGCGGCGGATCCAGGGCCGCGGCTTCCACTGGGTCGTGCGCGCGCTCGGCTTCCGCGCGGTCGCCTCGATCCGCGACACGCAGTGCGGCTTCAAGCTGTTCCGCGGCGCGGTCGCCCGGGCGCTGTTCCGCGAGCTCACGCTCACCGGGTTCGCCTTCGACGTCGAGCTGCTCGAGCTGGCGTGCGGCCGGTTCCGCGTCGACGAGATCCCGGTCGCGTGGACCCACGTCGACGGCTCGAAGGTCCGGCCCGGCATCGACGCGGCCCGGATGGTGGTCGACCTGATGCGCATCCGCTGGTCGTGGCTGCGGCGGGGCCGGCCGACCTTGGGGCTGCCCGCGGGCGAGCCCGGGGTCGGCTGA